The DNA segment CCGTAGTCCATGTGGCCATAGACACGGACGCCGTTGATTTCCTTGATGTCGTTGGTGAAGAACTCGGCGATGTCTTCATAGGCCGACCAGTTCACGGGAACGCCGAGGTCGTAGCCATACTTGGCCTTGAACTTGGCCTTGTAGTCCGGATTGGAGAACCAGTCGTAGCGGAACCAGTAGAGGTTCGCGAACTGCTGGTCGGGCAACTGATAGAGATGGCCGTTCGGCGCGGTCGTGAAGGACTTGCCGATGAAGTCGTTGACGTCGAGACCGGGATTGGTGACGTCCTTGCCTTCGCCGGCCATCCATTCCGTGAGGTCGACGGCCTGGCCATAGCGGAAATGCGTGCCGATGAAGTCGGAGTCGTTGATCCAGCCGTCATACACGTTCTTGCCCGACTGCATCTGGGTCTGGATCTTTTCGACGACGTCACCTTCCTGGATGATGTCGTGCTTGACCTTGATGCCGGTGATTTCCTCGAACGCCTTTGCGAGCGTCTTGGATTCATATTCATGCACGGTCAGCGTTTCGGAGACCGCGTTGATCTCCATGCCCTTGAAGCGTTCAGCGGCCTTGATGAACCACTGCATTTCCTTCAACTGGTCTTCCTTGGAAAGTGTCGACGGCTGAAACTCGCTGTCGATCCACTTTTTGGCGGCGGCCTCGTCCGCAAATGCGGGCAAGGTGATCGCGGACGATGCCGCCATCAGCGCGACCGCCGATGTCATCATCAAGACGCGTGTCCGTGACGGACCGTTCCTCATCTTAAGATGTCGCATGGTGCTTCCTCCGTTGCAGCGACTGACAAATAGTCCAGGTCCAGGTTGATCCCGGATCTGCTCGTTTTCGCTTAGGCCTCAGACGGTGCGGAAGATCGCAGCCGCCGAAACAAGCGAAATTACGGTGGCGAGCCAGAGGCTCGACAATTCGATTCCTTCCCCGACCGGCAGAGTCGCCACCGTGTCGGTGCCGGCAAAGCCGATCCACAACAGGTGAATGACCGCGGCCAATACCAGCGAGATGAACAGGCGGTCGCCGCGCGTGGTGGGGATACGCAAGATGCCGACGCGCTCGGCTTCGGGGTAGGCGATCGCAAGCCAGGTCATGACGCAAAGGGTCGCGGCGAGCAGCACGAAGAAGATCGCGGTCGGCAGCGTCCAGGCCATCCATGCGAGGCTTTCCATTGCTCTACTCCTTGCGCATGATCTGGTCCGAAAACCGCTTCACACTTTTCGGGATCATGCGCGCCTCCTTTACACCCTGCCGAGCGCGAAACCGCGCGCGATATAGTTGCGGACAAACCAGATCACGAGTGCGCCGGGGATGATGGTCAACACGCCCGCCGCGGCGAGCAGGCCCCAATCCATGCCGGCGGCCGAGACGGTTCGGGTCATCACGGCCGAGATCGGCTTGGCGTCGACGGAGGTCAGTGTGCGCGCCAGCAGCAACTCGACCCACGAGAACATGAAGCAAAAGAAGGCGGCGACGCCGATGCCGCTCGCGATCAGCGGCATCAGGATCTTCACGAAGAACCGGGGGAAGGAATAACCATCGAGGAACGCAGTCTCGTCGATCTCGCGCGGCACGCCGGAGACGAAGCCCTCGAGGATCCACACCGCCAGCGGCACATTGAAGATACAGTGCGCGAGCGCCACTGCCCACGGCGTATCGAACAGGCCGATCGCCGAGTACAGGTTGAAGAACGGCAGCGCGTAGACCGCGGCCGGGGCCATGCGGTTCGACAGCAGCCAGAAGAACAGATGCTTGTCGCCGAGGAAACGATAGCGCGAGAATGCGTAGGCCGCGGGCAGCGCCACCGCGATCGAGATCACGGTGTTGATGACGACATATTTCAGCGAATTGATGTAGCCGGTATACCAGCTCTCGTCGGTGAAGATGCGGATATAATTTTCGAGCGTCGGCTGGTGCGGCCATAGGTTCATGGTCGAGACGATCTCGCCATTGGTCTTCAGGCTCATATTGACGAGCCAGTAGATCGGCAGCAGCAGGAACACCAGGAACAGCGACAGGATCAGGCGGCGGCCGGGGATCGAATGCATCACGCCGCTCCCTTCGCAGCTCGACGCTCGACGCCGGCATTGGTCATCACGGTGTAGAACACCCAGCACACGATGATGATGATCAGGTTATAGACCAGCGACAGCGCGGCGGCCTTGCCGAGGTCGAATTGGCCGAGCGCGATCTTGACCAGTTCGATCGAAATGAAGGTGGTCGAATTGCCCGGCCCGCCGCCGGTGACGACGAACGGCTCGGTGTAGATCATGAAACTGTCCATGAAACGCAGCAGCACGGCGATCAGGAGCACGCGCTTCATTTTCGGCAACTGGATGGCGGTGAACACCGCCCATCGCGACGCGCCGTCGATCTGGGCGGCCTGATAATAGGCGTCCGGAATCGATTTCAGTCCGGCGTAGCACAACAGCGCCACGAGGCTGGTCCAGTGCCAGACGTCCATCACGATGACGGTGGCCCAGGCGTCGAATTCGTTGGAGACGTAGTTGTAGTTGATGCCGATATGATTGAGCGTAAAGCCGAGCAAGCCAATATCAGGACGCCCGAAGATCTGCCAGATGGTGCCGACCACGTTCCACGGGATCAGCAGCGGCAAAGCCATGATGACGAGGCAGGCGGCGACGCTCCAGCCTTGCCGGGGCATCGACAGCGCGACGACAATGCCGAGCGGCACTTCGATTAAGAGGATCACGGCCGAGAAGAACAGGTTGCGCCAGAGCGAGGCAAAGAAACGCGAGCCGAGATCGCTGGAAGGATCGAGCAGTTCCTTGAACCAGCCGACGCCGTTCCAGAAGAACTGATTGTTGCCGAACGTATCCTGCATCGAATAGTTCACGACCGTCATCAGCGGGAGGATCGCGGAGAAGGCGACCACCAGGAACACCGGCAGCACCAACAGCCATGCTTTCTGGTTGATGGTCTTGTCCATCAGGCCTCACCCTCGACCAGAAGACTGTCGGCGTAGACGTGGACGCGCGACGGATCGAAGACGAGGCCGGCGTTGTTGCCGGACACCGAGAATCCCGGCGGGACCTTCGCGGAAAATCTGGTATCGCCGACACGGACATGGGCAAAACGAACGCGGCCGAGATCGTCGATGCGTTCGATGTTGGCGGCAAGCAGATTGGACGCCGGGCTTGCGATCTCGACGAACTCCGGCCGCACGCCAACCTCGATCCTGGCGCCCGCCGGCAAGCGGTCGTAACTCCTATTCAGCGCGATCGCATGTCCGCTGATGGTAGCCTCGCGACCGCTTACCTGGGCGGGCACGATGTTCATGCCGGGCGAGCCGATGAAATAGCCGACGAATGTATGCGCCGGGCGGTCGAACAGTTCAGCCGGCGTGCCGCTTTGCACCACGCGGCCGTCATGCATCACCACGACCGTATCGGCAAAGGTCAGCGCCTCGGTCTGGTCGTGCGTCACGTAGATCATGGTCAGGTCGAGGTCGCGGTGCAGCGCCCGCAGTTTCGAGCGCAATTGCCATTTCAGTTCGGGATCGATCACGGTGAGCGGCTCGTCGAACAGCACCGCGGCGACGTCGGAACGAACGAGGCCCCGGCCGAGCGAGATCTTCTGCTTGGCGTCGGCGGTGAGGCGCTGGGCCTTTCGCGACAAATAAGGCGTGAGATCGAGCAGGCCGGCGATCTCGGCGACGCGCGCGTCGATCTCGGGCCTGGGCATGCCGCGGTTCTTCAAGGGAAATGCGAGATTCTGCCCGACCGTCATGGTGTCGTAGATCACCGGAAACTGGAACACCTGCGCGATGTTGCGCGTTTGCGTGGTCTGGGTGGTGACATCGACACCATCAAACAGGATCTTGCCGCGCGAGGGCGTGACGATGCCGGAGATCAGGTTGAGAAGCGTGGTCTTGCCGCAGCCGGAAGGCCCGAGCAGCGCATAGGCGCCGCCGCGCCGCCATGTCATGGTGACCGGCTTGAGCGCAAAGGACTCTTCAGGCGCGTCGTTGCCGCCGTAGGAATGCGCGAGGTCGACGAGGTCAATGCGCGCCATGCTGGATCACCTCGCGCCAGGCGCCGCGACCAGACGACCGGCCGCATCGAACACAAAAATATTGTCCGGATCGAGCACGGCGTCGAGCACGTCGCCGGGCTGATATTCATGCACGCCCGGCAGCACTGCGACCCAGTTCGACGCGTCGCGCTCCAGATGCACAAAACTTTCGGAGCCGGTGATTTCCGTCACCGTCACCGTGGCATGGAAGGCGTGGCGGCCGGGAATGCCGTTGGCGATCTCCAGCTGATGCGCGCGGAAGCCGACGCGGTAGTCGCCGTCGTTGAGGCCAGCGTAAAGTCCGGCGGCGGGCGCGGCGATGCCGCCGGCATATTGCACGGAGCCGTTTTTCTTCTCGATGCCTACAACATTAAGCGGCGGATCGGAAAACACCTGCGCGACACGTAACGTATCGGGGCGGCGATAGACCAGCGGCGTCTCGCCTGCCTGCAACACTTGACCTTCCCACATGCACACGGTGCGGCCGCCGAGCAATAGTGCTTCCGACGGCTCGGTGGTCGCATAGACGAAGATCGCACCGGATGCCTCGAAGATGCGCGGCAATTCCGTGCGCAGCTCCTCGCGCAGCTTGTAGTCGAGGTTGGCGAGCGGCTCATCGAGCAACACGAGGTCGGCGCCCTTGACCAGTGCGCGGGCAATCGCCGTGCGTTGTTGCTGGCCGCCGGAGAGCTGCAACGGTGTGCGATCCAGATACGGCTCGAGCTTCAGGAGTTTGGCGGCCTCTCGTACGCGGCTGTCGATCTCGGCGCGCGGCTTGCCCTGCACGCGCAGCGGCGAAGCGATGTTCTCGTAGACCGTCAGCGAGGGGTAGTTGATGAATTGCTGATAGACCATTGCGACGGAACGTTGTCTTACGTCGGCGCCGGTGACGTCCTTGCCGTCGACCAGCACGCGGCCAGACGAGGGTTTATCGAGGCCGGCGAGCAGGCGCATGATCGAGGTCTTGCCCGACAGCGTCGGTCCCAGCAAAACACTCAGCGTGCCGCGCTCGAGTTTCAGGCTGACGTCGCGGATGGTCGTGACGCCATCGACCAGACGCGAGATATTGACGAGCTCGACGCTCATGCCCGTCCTCCAGTCTCGGCGAGGTGGCTCTTGGGCGTCGCGTGTTGCGCGGAGATCCAGACGTCAAGGGCGGCGGTTTCCTGCGGCGTCAGCCGCAGGCCGAGTTTGGATCGCCGCCATACGATGTCTTCGGTGGTGCAGGCCCATTCTTCCGCGATCAGGTATTTGACTTCGGCCTCCGTCAGGCTCGCGCCGAACAACTGGCCGAGGTCGTTCATCGACTTCGCATGGCCCAATATCCTGACGGCGCGCGTGCCATAGGCGTGCGCCAGCCGGTTGGCGTGGAAGGAGCTGAGGAACGGATAGTCGCGGATCAATTCCGCTGTCAGTGCGGGGATCGCCGAAACATCGAGGTCGCCGCCGGGCAAGGGCGCGTGGCCGGTCCATCCTTCCTGCGCCTTGGTGCCTTTGAGATAGGGCTCGAGTTTCTCCAGCGCCTCTTCCGCCAACCGTCGATGCGTCGTGATCTTGCCGCCATAGATCGAGAGCAGCGGCGCGCCACCGGGCAAATCGAGCTCGAACACATATTCGCGGGTCGCGGCCTTGGCTTCGCTGGCGCCGTCATCGTAGAGCGGGCGAACACCGGCATAGGTCCACACCACATCCGTGGGTTTCACGGGCTTGGCCAGATATTCGCTGACGGAGGCGCAGAGATATTCGATCTCTTGGGGTGTGGCTTTCACCTTGGCGGGATCGCCGTGATAATCCTGATCGGTGGTGCCGATCAGCGTGAAGTCGTCCTGATAGGGAATGACGAAGACGATGCGGCCGTCGCTGTTCTGGAACATGTAGGCGCGATCGTGGTCGTAGAGCTTGCGCACCACGATGTGCGATCCCTGCACCAGCCGCACTTTCGCCCGCGCATTGACGCCCGATCCGGCCGCCAGCACCTGCTCGACCCACGGGCCGCCGGCATTGACGAGCACGCGCGCACGAACGGTCGAGCGTTCGCCGTTTGAGATGTTCTCCAGCGTGACTTCCCAGATGCCGTCGACTTGTCGAATCCCGGCGGCGCGGCTGCGGGTGCGAATCTCGGCGCCACGGTTGGCCGCATCGCGCGCGGTGAGCACGACGAGTCGCGCATCGTCGACAAAGCAATCCGAATATTCGAAGCCTTTATGGTAGCGGTTTGATACCAGCGACTTGCCGACCTCGTCGCGGGTGAGATCGACCGAGCGCGTCGGCGGCAGCCGGTGCCGGCCGCCGATGTGGTCATAAAGAAAGAGCCCGAGCCGCAGCAGCCAGGCGGGGCGGAGCCCGTCATGATGCGGCAGCACGAAACGAAGCGGCCGGATGATGTGGGGCGCGATTCCCCAGAGGATTTCCCGCTCGATCAGCGCCTCGCGCACCAAACGAAACTCGTAATATTCGAGATAGCGCAGTCCGCCATGCACGAGCTTGGTCGACCAGGACGATGTCCCGCTCGCCAAGTCATTCATTTCACAAAGAAAAACTGAATTGCCCCGACCCGCCGCGTCGCGCGCGATACCGCAGCCGTTGACGCCGCCTCCGACGATCAAGAGGTCGAAAATCCGATCCAAGGCGCTTCCCCAGCACTCGCCTTATTGGCGATTTCACTTTCGTTTTGGATTAAATCACAAGTAAATGCGAAAGCAACTCGGCAGGGCCGGTTTTCCCGGCGGATTTCGGAACTCAGCCTACGGAAGAGCGTGGCTCGGCGTCGGTCTCGTCCGCCTCGACCGATTCCGGCAATGCCTCGATCACCTCGATGCCGTGGGTCCGGCAGACTTCCGCAAGCCCGGCCGGCAGCGCGACATCCGTCACGAAGGTGTTGATCTGCGTGATGTCGGCGATCCGCACCGGCGCGCTACGCCTGAATTTGGTGGAATCGGCGACCAGCATCACGCTGCGCGCGTTGGAAATGATCGCCTGCGCCGCCTGCACCTCGCGATAGTCAAAGTCGAGCAGCGCGCCGTCCTGGTCGATCGCGGACGCGCCGATGATGGCGTAGTCGACCTTGAACTGTCCGATCAGGCTGGTCGCGGTCGATCCGATCACCGCGCCGTCGGCACGGCGCACCGCGCCACCGGCCACGATGACCTCGATGCGCGGATACCGATAGAGCTGCATCGCGACGTTGAGGTTGTTGGTGATGACCAGAAGATCCTCATGCGAGGTCAGCGCGCTTGCGACTTCTTCCGTGGTGGTGCCGATGTTGATGAAGAGCGAGCAGCCATTCGGAATGAGGGCGGCAGCGGCGGCGCCGATCGCCTTTTTTTCTTCGGCCGCGACGAAGCGGCGCGCTTCGTAAGCGAGATTCTCGACGCCGGAGGCGATGATGGCGCCGCCGTGAATGCGCGTCAGCGCGTGGTGGTCGCAGAGATCGTTGAGGTCCTTGCGGATGGTCTGCGCCGAAACCTCAAAACGCCGCACCAGATCTTCCACCATCACGCGGCCTTGCGTGCGCGCGATGTTCAAGATCTCGGTCTGGCGGTTCGAAAGCACGGTCAACGCGGCACCCATGGAACAGGCATCCATGGTGCGGCGGTTTGGCGAGCCGGTCAACGTGGCAGATTCATCGCCGCGGCGTGAACGGCGTTGGTTAATGGTTAGGGCGGATCCATGCCCTTGGCCTTGAGCGACGCCGCGCCGGCCGGACTGGCGAGAAGTTCGATCAGCGCCTTGGCGGCTTCGGGATTCTGACTTGTCGATCCGATGCCGACAGCAAAGATCATTCTGCTGTTGAGATCGCCGGGCAGGGGACCGACAACGACGGTGCCCGGCACCGCCGCGATTTCGGACGCCTGCGCCACGCCCATTTCGACTTCGCCCCTGGCGACGAGTTCGCCGGCTTGCGCATTCGGCACCAGCGTGGTCTTGGCCTTCATCTCTTCAGTGATGCCGAGACGATCGAGCACCTTGGCAAAATAGACGCCGCTGGCGCCGCCCCTCGCGGGGTCGGCGTAGGAGATCGACTTGACGGCGAGCAGCACCGCTTTCAGCTTTTCTGCCGTCGAGATATCGGGAACAGGTGCGCCGGCGCGAACGCCGACGGCGACATAGGACGCCCCGACATTGACGATGCTGCCTTGACTGACTTTAGCCTGGGTCGCGAGATCGTCGAGGACCGGGCGCGACAGGATGATCACATCGCCGGTCTCGCCGCCGTCGATCTTTTTCTTCAGCTCCGCGATGGTGCTGTAGACGATCGTCAGGTGGTTGCCGTTGCTCTCGAACTTCGGCTTGAGCTCGTCGAGCGCGGGCGTCAGCGCCACCGTGCTCAGGACTTTCAATTCCGCGGCGCGCGCGCCAGAAGTCGAGGTCATGAGCGCCGACACCAGAGAACTACAGAACAAGGCCGCGACCGCGGCTTGCGCGCTGAAAAAAGCGGACATGATGACGGGTCTCCTGCGTGGCTCGGTTTCACCGTAACCGAAGCTTCACTGGAGCGGTAGATTTTATCCGGCATGAGTGCTGGTGACGGGTGCGGCGCGCCCGCCCAAAAAAGTCTCGGACACCACGGGATCGTCGATCAATTCGCTGGCCGGGCCCGACGTGATGACGCGGCCGGTCTCCATCAGATAGGCGCGGTCGGCGATCTTGAGCGTCTGGCGCGCCTTTTGTTCGACCAGCAACACGGTCAGCCCCTCGCGCCGCAGGTCCTGGATCATTGCAAACACGGCGTCGGTCATTTTCGGCGCGAGCCCCAGCGACGGCTCGTCGAGCAGCAATAATTTCGGCTTCGACAAAAGCGCCCGCGCGATGGCGAGCATCTGCTGTTCGCCGCCGCTCATCAGGCTTGCCAGCAGATTGCGCCGCTCCGCCAGAATTGAAAAGCGCTCGAGCAGCGCAGCGAGGTCTTTCGCCGCTTGCGCTCTGTCGCGGCGCGTATAGAGGCCCATCAGCAGATTATCCTGCACGGTCATGGTGCCGAGGATGCCGCGTCCCTCGGGCACCAGCGCGACGCCGCGGCGCAGATTGCGCTCGGCGCTGTTGGGCTTGAGAACCTCGCCTTCAAAAGCGACCTCGCCGCGATAGGGCAGGAGGCCAACGATGGCGCGCGCCACGGTGGTCTTGCCGGCGCCGTTGGCGCCGATCAGCGCGACGATCTCGCCTTGCGCGATGTCGAGCGCGATGCCGCGCACCGCCTGGATGGCGCCATAACGAACGACGAGATCGCTGACCCTGAGCATCACGCCGCCTGGCATCACGCGGCCTGCCCAAGATAGGCGTCGAGCACCGCCGGGTTCGTCCTGATTTCGTCTGGCCGCCCTTGCGCGATCAGCACGCCGAAGTCGAGCACATAAAGCTGGTCGCAGAGGTTCATCACGAAGGCCATGTCGTGCTCGATCAACAGAATACTCAAGCCCTCTTCGCGCAGCCGCAGCATCAGCGTGCGGATGGTCTCGGCCTCGTCGTGGTTCATGCCGGCTACGGGCTCGTCGAGCAGCAGCAGTTTAGGCCGCGCGGTGACCGCGCGCGCCATCTCGACCTTGCGCTGCAAACCGTAAGGCAGCGAGCGCGCCAGGCGGTTGCGGACATCGCCGAGTCCGAAGAATTCCAGCACCTCTTCGGCGCGCTCGATCACGTGCGGATTGGAGAAGCGCATCGGCAACAGGCGTCGCGCAAACGGGCCCGTGTGCGGCTGCGCCACCAACAGATGCTCCCAGACCGTCATGTCGGAGAACAGACGGATGTTCTGGAAGGTGCGCATGATCCCGGCGCGGGCGATTCGGTGCGACGGCTCGGACGTCACCGCGTGAGCGTCGAGCAACACCGTGCCGGAAGTGGCGCGATAGGCGCCGGTGATGACGTTGAAGGTCGTGGTCTTGCCGGCGCCGTTCGGCCCGATCAGGCCGACGATCTGCCTGGGCGCCACCTCCAGCGACAGCTCCGTCAACGCATACACGCCGCCGAATGTTTTCGTGACGCGATCGAGTTTCAGGCGAGGCGGCGTGATCAGGGTCATGCCTGCGACCTCGGCAAAACCAAACGGAACAGCGCGCGGTCAAGCAGGCCCTGGCGGCGCACCAACAGCATGCCGATCAACAGCGCGCCGAAGGCGGCAAAGCGCCAGTCGGCCAGGAAACGAAGATATTCGGGCAGGATGACGAGCATCACCGCGCCGGCGAGCGCACCCGGCGCGACCGTCGAGCCGCCGAGAATGACCGCGAGCACGAAATCGATCGAACGCTCGAACGAGAAATTGCCGGGCTCGATATAGACATGATGGTGGGCAAAGAGACCGCCGGCAATCGCCGCGACCGCAGCACCACAGCCGAAGGCGCCAACCTTGATCTCGGTCGGGTTGAGGCCGACGAGGCCGGCCGCGGTCTCGTCGTCGCGCACCGCACGGATCTCAAGCCAGATCGGGGAGGCCTCGATCAGCATGATCACGGCCAGGATGACAAGCGCCCAGGTCCAGATATAGCCGGTGGAGACATGGTGCATCCCATGAAAGCCGCCGGAGCCGCCCATCGCCGTAAAATTCTGGAAAAAACTCCGCACCATCTCGCCGAAGCCGAGCGTGGCCATCGCCAGATAAATGCCTTTGAGGCGCAGCGCCGGAAAACCGACGGCAATGCCGATCAGGCCTGACACCAGTGCCGCGACGATCAGCGCCGCGGTGACCGGCAAGCCAACCTCGACCGTCAGCCATGAGGTGAGATAGGCGCCGATCCCCATGAAGCCGGCATTGCCGAGCGACAATTGTCCAGTGGCGAGGATGATGTAGACGCTCAGCGCGCCCAAAAGGAGAATGCCGATGTCGGAGAGCAGCCCGGCGTAATACATCGACATGGTCAGACCCTCTGGCCCTGATCGCTGCGGCCGCCGCCGAGCAACCCTTGCGGACGCAATAGCAGGATCAGGATCATGAAGCCGTAGACCACGAAGTCGCGGATCTGCGAACCACCGTATGCAACCGTCATCACTTCGACCACGCCCATCAAGGGACCGGCGATCAGCGCGCCCCAGATGCGCGTGGTGCCGCCGACCACCATCACCGCAATCGCCTTCAGCCCGATCTCGACGCCGATATAGGGCGTGATCGCCGCATAATGCACGCCGATGAGAACACCGGCCGCGCCGGCCAGCGCGCCGGACAGCATGAAGGCAATCAGCGTGACGCGGCCGGCGGGAACGCCGAGCAGCCGCGCGACGTCGCGATTTTCAGCGACCGCCCGCAGCGCGCGGCCGATCGACGTGCGCTGAACCAGAAAGGCGAGCAGCGCCACCAGCAGCACCGTCACGCCGAGCACCGTGAGCTGGATCGCGCTGACGCTGACCGGGCCGATGTTGAAGCGGCCGCTCAAGACTTCGTCGGTGAGTTGCAGCGGGTCGGAGCCCCAGACGTTGGTCGCGACGTTTTGCAAGATGATGGAGAAACCGAGTGTGGAGAGCATCGGCGTCACCACGGAGGCGGTGCGAAACGGCTGATACCCGATGCGCTCGACGATCGCGGCCACCAGCGCCGCGCCTGCCATGCCCGCGATCAGCGCAAGCGGCAGCGGCAGTTGCGCCATCACCACCGCGAAGCCGAAATAGCCGCCGAGCATGAAGAGTTCGGCGATCGCGAGGTTGAGGACGCCGAGAATGCCCATCACCAGCGAGAAGGACAGCGCGATCAGCGTGTAGACCGCCCCTAACGTCAAACCGTTCACGAGTTGCTGGATCAGCACGTCTTGGAGTCCCCTGAAGGAGAGATGTCGTTGGATTGTGTCTTTTGTTTTTTTGTTCCGTCGTGGCCGGCCTTGTGCCGGGCATCGTCTTCCGAAGTTTCAGAAAAGAAAGACGTGGATGGCCGGGACGAGCCCGGCCATGACGGTCTTTACGGAGCTCAACACCCCTGCTTGCCGTCCGGCGCGCTGCAACCGCGCACCTTGGATTGCCAGGTGCCGTTCTGGCCCTGCACGATATAGAAGGCCTTGATGGCGTCGCCGTCTTCGTTGAACGCGATCGGTCCGCCGAGTCCGGCAAAGCCTGAGAGCTTCGCCATGTAATCGCGGATCCTGGTGCGGTCGGCCTCCAGGTCGTCCGGCTTGCCGGTGACGCCGGCCTTTTTGACCGCCTCGATATAGATGCTGGCGATCTCGTAAATATTGGCGTCGTACATCGACGGCTCGATCTCGGCCGGCAGGCCCGAGATCTTGCGCAGCACCGGCGTCAATTCCTTGACGAACTTCTCAGGCTTGTCGCCGGCCATGCTGGCGTAGAACGTCGCCGGCGCCACGATCGGAATTTCCGGCGCGGCTTTCAGGATCGCCGACGAAATCAGCTGCGTCGAGCCGACCACCGGCTTGATGACGCCCTGGCGCTTCATCTCGCGGATCACGGTGACGGCCTGGCTGTAGTCGGCACTGACGACGACGCCATCCGGATTGAGCGCCTTGATCTTGGTGACTTGCGCGCTGACGTCGAGATCGCCGGTGTTGAAGGAGAGCGGATCGTTGGCGTTCAGCACCTCGATGCCGTTGTCCTTCATCAGGCCGGGCATGATCTTGCTGCCGACGGTCGCCGCCGTCGCGTCCTTGGCGTCGAAGATGATCGCGACAGTCTTGATGCTGAAGGCCTCCTTGTAATACGGCACCGTGGTACGGCCGAGCACGCCTTCGTCGATGGTGTTGCGGAACGCCCAGGGACGGTTGAGCTTGGCGACGCCGGGTTTCGAGGAGGCCTGTGAGGTCGACACCACTTTCATTTCGTTGGCGACCGGGAAGGTGACTTCCGCCGCGCTCGAGGTGAGGGGGCCTGCGACCGCGAGCACATGATCGTCGCCGGCAAGCTTGCGAAGATTGTTGGTGGCTTGCGCCGGCTTGGTCGCGTCGTCGAGGATCACGATGCGGAGTTTCGCGCCGTTGATACCGC comes from the Bradyrhizobium erythrophlei genome and includes:
- a CDS encoding ABC transporter ATP-binding protein, giving the protein MTLITPPRLKLDRVTKTFGGVYALTELSLEVAPRQIVGLIGPNGAGKTTTFNVITGAYRATSGTVLLDAHAVTSEPSHRIARAGIMRTFQNIRLFSDMTVWEHLLVAQPHTGPFARRLLPMRFSNPHVIERAEEVLEFFGLGDVRNRLARSLPYGLQRKVEMARAVTARPKLLLLDEPVAGMNHDEAETIRTLMLRLREEGLSILLIEHDMAFVMNLCDQLYVLDFGVLIAQGRPDEIRTNPAVLDAYLGQAA
- a CDS encoding branched-chain amino acid ABC transporter permease; this translates as MLIQQLVNGLTLGAVYTLIALSFSLVMGILGVLNLAIAELFMLGGYFGFAVVMAQLPLPLALIAGMAGAALVAAIVERIGYQPFRTASVVTPMLSTLGFSIILQNVATNVWGSDPLQLTDEVLSGRFNIGPVSVSAIQLTVLGVTVLLVALLAFLVQRTSIGRALRAVAENRDVARLLGVPAGRVTLIAFMLSGALAGAAGVLIGVHYAAITPYIGVEIGLKAIAVMVVGGTTRIWGALIAGPLMGVVEVMTVAYGGSQIRDFVVYGFMILILLLRPQGLLGGGRSDQGQRV
- a CDS encoding ABC transporter ATP-binding protein translates to MLRVSDLVVRYGAIQAVRGIALDIAQGEIVALIGANGAGKTTVARAIVGLLPYRGEVAFEGEVLKPNSAERNLRRGVALVPEGRGILGTMTVQDNLLMGLYTRRDRAQAAKDLAALLERFSILAERRNLLASLMSGGEQQMLAIARALLSKPKLLLLDEPSLGLAPKMTDAVFAMIQDLRREGLTVLLVEQKARQTLKIADRAYLMETGRVITSGPASELIDDPVVSETFLGGRAAPVTSTHAG
- a CDS encoding branched-chain amino acid ABC transporter permease, encoding MSMYYAGLLSDIGILLLGALSVYIILATGQLSLGNAGFMGIGAYLTSWLTVEVGLPVTAALIVAALVSGLIGIAVGFPALRLKGIYLAMATLGFGEMVRSFFQNFTAMGGSGGFHGMHHVSTGYIWTWALVILAVIMLIEASPIWLEIRAVRDDETAAGLVGLNPTEIKVGAFGCGAAVAAIAGGLFAHHHVYIEPGNFSFERSIDFVLAVILGGSTVAPGALAGAVMLVILPEYLRFLADWRFAAFGALLIGMLLVRRQGLLDRALFRLVLPRSQA
- a CDS encoding ABC transporter substrate-binding protein — protein: MTSGLIRVLFAAGLTAALSGAIASAPAYAADEVVLGAIVPSSGPFAEWGRTNTATLQMLEKQVNDAGGINGAKLRIVILDDATKPAQATNNLRKLAGDDHVLAVAGPLTSSAAEVTFPVANEMKVVSTSQASSKPGVAKLNRPWAFRNTIDEGVLGRTTVPYYKEAFSIKTVAIIFDAKDATAATVGSKIMPGLMKDNGIEVLNANDPLSFNTGDLDVSAQVTKIKALNPDGVVVSADYSQAVTVIREMKRQGVIKPVVGSTQLISSAILKAAPEIPIVAPATFYASMAGDKPEKFVKELTPVLRKISGLPAEIEPSMYDANIYEIASIYIEAVKKAGVTGKPDDLEADRTRIRDYMAKLSGFAGLGGPIAFNEDGDAIKAFYIVQGQNGTWQSKVRGCSAPDGKQGC